A stretch of Drosophila gunungcola strain Sukarami chromosome 3L unlocalized genomic scaffold, Dgunungcola_SK_2 000002F, whole genome shotgun sequence DNA encodes these proteins:
- the LOC128257941 gene encoding ecto-NOX disulfide-thiol exchanger 2 produces MLPLFGTMPNGASLPNHPNFLNQLAAAISTAASTTSVVGNPSSPPKQNLNKMAKAQQPPQGSAPMDLENENEHSTDVSSTTAHKEPKLQATSTSISLPDSAQLYLNGLMHTPPGYLYFPAAQAGGAPSSGNTPSTGGTSVPAASGANSANAQMLMDPTAMMAAAMQQMQQMHYAAAAAAGMTTEPGAGLEAALSVDGVAPAGLKEVIKTKNCILFPPNPNAPPPTIRERPPGCRTVFVGGLPENITEEVIREIFESCGEITTLRMSKKNFCHIRYRQEGAIDRAIYLSGYRLRISALNEPPNFGRLHVDYAQARDDQYDYECRQRQHQREQRHRERMSMDRMRSQSPPPIPHYTDHEATAVAEHLRTNETFVKAIQTITAWLERGDCTKRNANVFYSMIQSTHAHVRRLHADKLQLEEDLKKARDSYRNQMGTMSTQFTQIEKVFNAASHKKVWDHFTKAQRKNIDQWKKLATELRTVQITDDDEMEISDDERDYERRGPGAKRIRYESEGLKDENDSLRCQLEAIRHEMTLERSDYVQREKQIKVLQETIRNMQTQLLQTKLREQKDTKIIEQLERNLKDAGVKQLILKTKIKETVDKLKDKEATSAGASNASSILDYSSGDSCSQEATEIIRHQPQPEPEIIDIDKVDDDVRIIEHQSGVVEIHEIEDDEKQEPAKDAAESNAKESIIEDSSKSNNDEIINKSSTEHTPISPGEEVGFKGLALSEAKIIALASAYLVLYPHGVEIDSIARYLSGMLCNNITSSNHDDLANILGKYTNLFKPDQAKWRFCGFSEPTESQPESQ; encoded by the exons ATGC TACCCCTCTTTGGGACCATGCCGAATGGCGCCAGTTTGCCAAATCACCCAAATTTCCTCAACCAATTGGCGGCTGCAATTTCCACGGCGGCCTCGACGACATCGGTTGTAGGAAATCCGTCATCCCCACCCAAACAAAACCTGAATAAGATGGCCAAAGCACAGCAGCCACCGCAGGGTAGTGCACCCATGGATCTGGAAAACGAGAACGAACACTCCACGGATGTGAGCTCCACGACGGCCCACAAGGAACCCAAATTGCAGGCTACATCAACATCGATTTCTCTGCCGGATTCGGCGCAACTATACCTGAATGGTTTGATGCACACGCCACCGGGTTATCTGTATTTTCCGGCGGCCCAGGCGGGCGGTGCTCCATCCTCGGGAAATACGCCTTCGACAGGAGGGACATCCGTACCAGCAGCATCAGGAGCCAACTCCGCTAATGCCCAAATGCTGATGGATCCTACGGCAATGATGGCAGCGGCAATGCAGCAGATGCAACAGATGCACTACGCCGCGGCTGCAGCAGCGGGAATGACAACGGAACCTGGAGCAGGACTAGAAGCGGCTCTCAGTGTGG ATGGCGTTGCACCAGCTGGCCTAAAGGAGGTGATTAAGACCAAGAACTGCATCCTGTTCCCGCCCAATCCTAATGCTCCACCACCCACCATACGGGAGAGACCGCCAGGCTGCCGTACTGTATTCGTGGGCGGACTGCCAGAGAACATAACCGAGGAGGTGATCCGGGAGATCTTTGAGTCATGCGGCGAAATCACAACCTTGCGCATGTCCAAGAAAAACTTCTGTCACATACGCTACCGCCAAGAGGGGGCCATAGACAGAGCCATCTACCTATCCGGTTATAGGTTGCGTATATCGGCGCTAAATGAACCTCCCAACTTTGGTCGGTTGCATGTGGACTATGCGCAAGCACGAGATGATCAGTATGATTACGAATGCAGGCAGAGGCAGCATCAGAGGGAGCAGCGTCATCGGGAGCGCATGTCGATGGACAGGATGCGATCGCAGTCGCCTCCACCGATACCACACTATACGGATCACGAGGCGACGGCCGTGGCGGAGCACTTGCGGACCAACGAAACCTTCGTGAAGGCCATCCAAACTATTACAGCCTGGCTGGAACGGGGAGATTGCACCAAAAGGAATGCCAATGTCTTTTACTCCATGATCCAAAGTACTCATGCCCATGTGCGGAGATTACATGCCGATAAACTGCAATTGGAGGAGGATCTGAAGAAGGCCAGGGACAGCTACCGCAACCAAATGGGCACCATGTCCACGCAAT TCACTCAGATTGAAAAAGTGTTCAATGCCGCTAGTCACAAGAAGGTTTGGGACCATTTCACCAAAGCCCAAAGAAAAAACATCGATCAATGGAAGAAGTTAGCCACG GAACTTCGAACTGTTCAGATCACCGACGATGATGAAATGGAAATCTCCGACGATGAGCGGGACTACGAAAGGCGCGGACCCGGTGCCAAGCGAATTCGCTACGAGAGTGAGGGCTTAAAG GACGAAAACGATTCACTGCGCTGCCAACTGGAGGCCATTCGACATGAGATGACTCTGGAGCGCAGTGATTACGTTCAGCGTGAGAAGCAAATAAAGGTGCTCCAAGAAACCATACGCAATATGCAAACGCAGCTGCTGCAGACAAAGTTGCGCGAACAGAAGGACACCAAGATAATTGAGCAGCTAGAGCGGAACCTTAAAGATGCCGGGGTTAAGCAACTGATACTGAAGACCAAGATCAAGGAAACTGTGGACAAGTTGAAGGACAAAGAGGCGACCAGTGCCGGTGCCTCGAATGCTTCCTCAATTTTAGACTACAGCAGTGGAGATTCATGCAGTCAGGAGGCCACGGAGATTATACGGCACCAGCCACAACCGGAGCCGGAAATAATTGACATCGATAAGGTGGACGATGATGTGCGCATCATAGAGCACCAAAGCGGTGTGGTGGAAATTCACGAGATCGAGGACGATGAAAAGCAGGAGCCTGCAAAGGATGCTGCGGAAAGTAATGCAAAGGAGTCAATTATAGAAGATAGTTCAAAGTCAAATAATGAtgagattataaataaatctagCACAGAGCACACTCCAATATCGCCTGGGGAAGAG gTCGGCTTTAAGGGCCTGGCTCTTTCGGAGGCAAAAATAATAGCGCTGGCCTCCGCCTATTTGGTGCTATATCCCCACGGCGTGGAAATCGACAGCATAGCCCGTTACTTAAGTGGAATGCTGTGTAACAATATCACTTCCAGTAACCATGATGATCTTGCCAATATACTCGGAAAGTACACAAACCTCTTTAAGCCAGATCAGGCCAAATGGAGGTTCTGTGGCTTTAGTGAACCTACGGAATCTCAGCCGGAGTCGCAGTGA